The Arachis hypogaea cultivar Tifrunner chromosome 14, arahy.Tifrunner.gnm2.J5K5, whole genome shotgun sequence genome has a segment encoding these proteins:
- the LOC112744666 gene encoding pentatricopeptide repeat-containing protein At3g29290 yields MANSFEFGLSEEEEEEQYVDDNDDEEEYVNGYEEEYFEEGEKNYSSFVSKNHLPPWGEVEVKVVEEEDKNDDDIDDGGREADESFVLNNDDDDDEDEDEDEDDVEGREGIDASFVGKKDLPPWGEVEGSRHWHSRIVDVTRSASKEKGLVNEQRALYLEETDENVLSNRILVLSRTNKIRSAMEYFRSMELSGLCPNIHACNSLMSSLMRHGWLDDCFKVFRFTRTWKITTGHTYSLILMAQVKAQGCDSAINFFRELESECDVRKDFDAIVYNTMISICRRVGNWSEIERVWSDMKANGCVGTEVTYRLLVTSFARRGQSELTLYAYHEMIQNGFVPESNTLNAIVSVYAKEGKWDAASNVFQKMLKSELKPNIIACNALINSLGRAGELKQAYQVYNTMKLLGHKPDAYTFSALLSSLNKANRHHEALQLFEMVKKTEASQFNVRLYNTVLMSCSKLRLWDKALEILWQMEASEMSDLTMSYNLVIRTCELARKPTIALQVYQHMVDQNCIPNTLTYLSLVRCCVRGDLWEELEEILKRTMPNATLYNAAVQGMCLRHKVNLANKVYAKMLEKNLQPDIRTQVLMHSMLRK; encoded by the coding sequence ATGGCTAATAGTTTTGAATTTGGTCTttctgaagaagaggaggaagaacaatatgttgatgataatgatgatgaagaagaatatgttaatggTTATGAAGAGGAATATtttgaagaaggagaaaaaaattaTAGTTCGTTTGTTTCAAAGAATCATTTGCCTCCATGGGGAGAAGTAGAAgtaaaagtagtagaagaagaagacaaaaatgatgatgatattgatgatgGAGGGAGAGAAGCTGATGAATCTTTTGTGctcaataatgatgatgatgatgatgaagatgaagatgaggatgaagatgatgTTGAAGGAAGAGAAGGAATTGATGCATCTTTTGTAGGCAAGAAGGATTTACCACCCTGGGGAGAAGTGGAAGGTTCTAGGCACTGGCATTCTCGAATTGTCGATGTTACTCGGTCAGCTTCGAAAGAGAAGGGACTTGTGAATGAGCAAAGAGCTCTTTATTTGGAGGAAACGGATGAGAATGTTCTTTCTAATAGGATTTTGGTGCTTAGTAGAACTAACAAGATTAGAAGTGCAATGGAATATTTTAGGTCTATGGAATTATCAGGCCTTTGTCCGAATATCCATGCTTGTAATTCTCTTATGTCTAGCCTTATGAGACATGGGTGGCTTGACGATTGCTTCAAGGTGTTCAGGTTCACGAGAACTTGGAAGATTACTACTGGGCATACTTATAGCTTGATTCTTATGGCACAGGTAAAAGCTCAAGGTTGTGACTCGGCCATAAATTTCTTTAGAGAACTAGAAAGCGAATGCGATGTGAGAAAGgattttgatgcaattgtttaCAACACTATGATATCAATTTGCAGAAGGGTTGGCAATTGGAGTGAGATAGAGAGGGTGTGGAGTGATATGAAGGCAAATGGATGTGTAGGAACCGAAGTTACATATCGACTATTGGTCACTAGTTTTGCACGACGCGGTCAGAGTGAGCTTACCCTTTATGCTTACCATGAGATGATTCAGAATGGATTTGTACCAGAAAGCAACACATTGAACGCCATAGTTAGTGTATACGCGAAGGAGGGAAAATGGGATGCTGCATCAAATGTCTTTCAGAAAATGTTGAAGAGTGAACTTAAGCCAAACATTATTGCATGCAATGCATTGATTAACTCGCTTGGAAGGGCTGGAGAACTCAAACAAGCATATCAGGTCTATAATACAATGAAATTGTTGGGCCATAAACCAGATGCATATACATTCAGTGCACTACTTAGTTCTCTTAACAAGGCTAATAGGCATCATGAAGCTCTGCAGCTTTTTGAGATGGTTAAAAAAACGGAAGCGTCTCAGTTCAATGTACGTTTATACAATACTGTTTTGATGTCCTGCTCCAAGCTTCGGTTATGGGATAAAGCTCTAGAAATTCTGTGGCAGATGGAAGCTTCTGAAATGTCTGATTTGACAATGTCGTATAATCTTGTTATCAGGACCTGTGAGCTTGCAAGGAAGCCAACAATTGCTCTGCAAGTGTATCAGCATATGGTTGACCAGAATTGCATTCCGAACACATTAACTTATCTGTCCCTGGTTCGATGTTGTGTTCGTGGAGATCTCTGGGAAGAATTAGAGGAAATATTAAAG